One genomic segment of Deinococcus cellulosilyticus NBRC 106333 = KACC 11606 includes these proteins:
- a CDS encoding TlpA family protein disulfide reductase, whose translation MKEKPLKHNHPWRVDLPLVLLLLIVLTQVVLRPTGPHPLVGRDAPGFILEDHHGRAVAVPSGRVALVQFQPARCRTCPANRKVLDLLQRMHGRQVQVITVTEPGPGRLAHAGHLEVHDVGARVSRQYGTTGQPLTVLIGKEGKVLWVHRGAFTSFAAREALKRVGLAR comes from the coding sequence ATGAAGGAAAAACCGCTGAAGCACAACCACCCCTGGAGGGTGGATCTCCCCCTGGTGCTCTTGCTGCTGATCGTGCTCACCCAGGTGGTGTTGCGCCCCACCGGGCCGCACCCGCTGGTCGGGCGGGACGCACCGGGGTTCATCCTGGAAGACCACCATGGTCGGGCGGTGGCCGTGCCGTCCGGACGGGTGGCCCTGGTGCAGTTCCAGCCGGCCCGGTGCCGCACCTGCCCTGCGAACCGGAAGGTGCTGGACCTCCTGCAGCGAATGCACGGCAGGCAGGTGCAGGTGATCACCGTGACCGAACCAGGTCCGGGGAGGCTTGCCCATGCCGGTCACCTGGAAGTGCATGATGTTGGGGCCAGGGTGTCCCGCCAGTACGGGACGACCGGGCAACCCCTGACGGTGCTGATCGGCAAGGAAGGGAAAGTGCTGTGGGTGCACCGTGGGGCTTTCACGTCCTTTGCGGCCCGGGAAGCCCTGAAGCGGGTGGGGCTCGCCCGGTGA
- a CDS encoding DUF3105 domain-containing protein, whose amino-acid sequence MPTRTPPTSPKRNPLPLALITLTVLGTLTYLLWPKPSGPTLETLAAENQPALEHTQKHADNGRTHLEAGQTHNYNEDHPTSGPHSQTWVNPGFYTTPQKKEELVHALEHGSVIVHYGTLTEPTQQTLKKWAGTHKGMWDGLLVVPGENLNGKILLQAWAKSLTLNTEDLGAAAAFIDAHRGRGPENPVR is encoded by the coding sequence ATGCCCACCCGCACCCCACCCACCTCCCCCAAAAGAAACCCCCTGCCCCTCGCCCTGATCACCCTCACTGTCCTCGGGACCCTCACCTACCTCCTGTGGCCCAAACCCTCCGGACCCACCCTTGAAACCCTCGCCGCCGAGAACCAACCAGCCCTCGAACACACCCAGAAACACGCCGACAACGGCCGCACCCACCTCGAAGCAGGCCAGACCCACAACTACAACGAAGACCACCCCACCAGCGGTCCCCACAGCCAGACCTGGGTGAACCCTGGCTTTTACACCACCCCCCAGAAGAAAGAAGAACTCGTCCACGCCCTCGAGCACGGTTCGGTGATCGTCCACTACGGCACCCTCACCGAACCCACCCAGCAGACCCTCAAAAAGTGGGCTGGCACCCACAAAGGCATGTGGGACGGCCTCCTGGTGGTGCCCGGAGAAAACCTGAACGGCAAAATCCTCCTGCAGGCCTGGGCGAAATCCCTCACCCTGAACACCGAAGACCTCGGCGCTGCCGCAGCCTTCATTGATGCACACCGGGGACGCGGACCTGAAAATCCAGTCCGGTGA